In one Pseudomonas purpurea genomic region, the following are encoded:
- a CDS encoding LysR substrate-binding domain-containing protein, whose product MDKLFRAPSMSALQAFTEVADSGNFTEAAAKLCLTQSAVSRKIQQLEVHYGVALLARSSRGVTLTLEGKEVLETARRLINELQALETRIAPRETPFRIRIHVSLAVRWLLPRLTDFYARHPDLALSIETVATERVDPSGDCDACILYLPQPPADQACHILFEEVLVPVCARNTVNGNPPPTSLDELERYPLIHGSTGQQEWATWLKAHGHEPSRGCKHITFNLDELALDAAVRGLGVAMTDRTLAQELINRGDLIIPFGPALKTSGVYTLWLQPTSALHPARQPVLDWFDQHSEAALTGLKGQRHNHRDWP is encoded by the coding sequence ATGGATAAGCTCTTTCGAGCGCCTTCGATGAGCGCCCTTCAAGCGTTTACCGAGGTGGCTGACTCGGGCAATTTCACCGAAGCCGCAGCCAAGCTGTGCCTGACCCAAAGTGCTGTCAGCAGAAAGATTCAACAACTTGAGGTGCACTACGGTGTAGCGCTTCTGGCTCGCAGCAGCCGAGGCGTGACGCTAACCCTCGAGGGTAAGGAGGTACTCGAAACCGCACGCAGGCTGATTAACGAATTGCAGGCCCTTGAAACACGTATAGCGCCCAGAGAGACGCCCTTTCGTATCCGTATTCATGTATCACTCGCCGTGCGCTGGTTGCTTCCTCGGTTGACCGACTTTTATGCGCGTCATCCCGACCTGGCCTTGTCGATCGAAACCGTGGCCACCGAGCGGGTCGACCCCTCCGGAGATTGCGACGCGTGCATCCTTTACCTGCCACAACCACCCGCCGATCAGGCCTGTCACATTCTGTTCGAAGAAGTGCTGGTACCGGTCTGCGCACGAAACACGGTGAATGGAAATCCGCCACCCACCTCACTGGACGAGCTTGAAAGGTACCCGCTGATCCACGGCTCAACCGGTCAACAGGAATGGGCAACATGGTTAAAAGCCCATGGCCACGAGCCGTCCAGAGGGTGTAAGCACATCACTTTCAATCTGGACGAATTGGCCCTTGATGCCGCCGTGCGCGGCCTGGGCGTTGCCATGACCGACCGCACCCTGGCACAAGAGCTGATCAACCGTGGCGACTTGATCATTCCCTTCGGCCCGGCATTGAAAACGTCCGGCGTCTATACCTTATGGCTACAACCCACAAGCGCCCTGCACCCTGCCCGGCAACCTGTACTGGACTGGTTTGACCAGCACTCAGAAGCGGCACTTACAGGGTTGAAGGGCCAGCGGCATAATCATCGCGATTGGCCTTAG
- a CDS encoding AidA/PixA family protein, whose product MSHFKDVLIAIDTDTILRHFNHDISQDHNYPTRIAPRFAEDVIHMVSNSKDTSNQGSANITSTLELGDVIRWRATTLSKDFENSVILYNYSQLYSDGGEISPVRIISIQGAPMPVINKQSPWATPIKQEVNTYLWAATAENRGHITYTWSFMIVDKHNQVVGYCSWDPYMTIV is encoded by the coding sequence ATGTCTCACTTCAAGGATGTACTGATTGCCATTGACACTGACACAATCCTCAGGCACTTCAATCATGACATCAGCCAGGACCACAACTACCCAACCAGAATTGCACCACGCTTTGCCGAAGATGTCATACATATGGTTTCGAACAGCAAGGACACCAGCAACCAGGGAAGCGCAAATATAACCTCAACACTTGAACTTGGCGACGTCATTCGCTGGCGCGCAACGACACTTTCAAAAGACTTTGAAAACTCAGTCATCCTGTATAACTACTCACAACTCTACAGTGATGGCGGGGAAATCAGCCCCGTCAGAATCATATCGATTCAAGGCGCCCCAATGCCTGTAATCAACAAACAAAGCCCATGGGCCACGCCTATCAAACAGGAGGTCAACACTTACTTATGGGCAGCCACGGCCGAAAATCGGGGGCACATTACTTACACATGGTCATTCATGATTGTAGACAAGCATAACCAGGTGGTTGGCTACTGCTCCTGGGACCCGTACATGACTATTGTGTAG
- a CDS encoding VopS family T3SS effector adenosine monophosphate-protein transferase: protein MITFNNVAALQRAPESVKDAIQQQGVLKVGGREYHIQADLQQVLRTQPKDSAVARFIEGVGKLFTTGSSASVAQGLTQSLFTSHAGALQQRLQSTSSVEHARMLFKDAGLQSPEQVLDRLGRTDDKSLNGVSSGEVKQLFERALAQALVNTASGQALEALVGPSVTRALVDKQLPFASLENLRTSGSSASVVDRLEPILMVELKNLGLAQQHQQSVLRQDLGSAPYNNALSESFYNPKGYTEDVDRAAAWILKASTSGGNEWENFTALLREYTSNGKDLTDATVLKELHQRLVPDIDRSYRGPATSGGRLLSSITGAAMLDQHLKTLDKDHEQVGKQLFAAVVGFHGFIDGNGRMGRLLYALTELRAQQFTPMAVETENLLSGLS from the coding sequence ATGATCACGTTTAACAATGTTGCCGCGTTGCAAAGAGCACCTGAATCCGTCAAAGACGCTATCCAGCAGCAAGGTGTGTTGAAAGTCGGTGGTCGTGAGTACCATATTCAAGCCGATTTGCAGCAAGTGCTGCGTACTCAGCCTAAAGACAGCGCAGTGGCGCGTTTTATTGAAGGCGTTGGCAAGCTGTTCACGACCGGTTCCAGCGCTTCCGTTGCTCAAGGGCTGACGCAGTCTTTGTTTACTTCACATGCGGGCGCGTTGCAGCAACGTCTGCAATCTACCTCATCGGTTGAGCATGCACGGATGTTGTTCAAAGATGCTGGTTTGCAAAGCCCCGAGCAAGTACTGGATCGCCTGGGTCGAACAGATGACAAGTCGTTGAATGGGGTTTCCAGTGGCGAAGTCAAACAACTCTTTGAGCGCGCGCTGGCGCAAGCGCTGGTTAATACTGCATCTGGCCAAGCCTTGGAGGCGCTAGTGGGGCCGTCGGTCACCCGAGCACTGGTGGACAAGCAACTGCCATTTGCCAGTCTCGAAAATTTGCGTACTTCAGGTTCGTCCGCCTCGGTGGTGGACCGCCTGGAGCCGATACTCATGGTCGAGCTGAAGAACCTGGGCCTGGCACAACAACATCAGCAATCAGTGTTGCGGCAGGATCTTGGCAGTGCGCCGTACAACAATGCCCTGAGTGAATCGTTCTATAACCCGAAAGGTTACACCGAAGATGTGGATCGCGCGGCTGCCTGGATCCTTAAAGCGTCGACCTCGGGTGGCAATGAATGGGAAAACTTTACGGCGTTGCTGCGTGAGTACACATCCAATGGCAAGGACCTGACAGACGCGACCGTTCTTAAAGAACTGCATCAACGGCTGGTACCTGATATCGACAGGTCCTATCGTGGCCCGGCTACCAGCGGCGGCCGTTTGCTCTCCAGTATTACGGGGGCAGCGATGCTGGATCAGCACCTCAAAACACTGGACAAGGATCATGAGCAAGTTGGCAAGCAGTTGTTCGCAGCTGTGGTGGGCTTCCATGGGTTTATCGACGGCAATGGTCGTATGGGGCGGTTGCTGTATGCCCTTACTGAGTTGCGTGCGCAACAATTTACACCGATGGCTGTTGAGACAGAGAACTTGCTTAGCGGTTTAAGCTGA
- a CDS encoding CesT family type III secretion system chaperone, whose translation MSTSYVDALLQELGAVLGIAGLEFNDERLCTLVVSHRQVLSLRHACAFNQLILFGPLGYELPDNPSRKTLNVLMSTALNPLMGSAPGVGWDPDLGLIGFQALSLEGLNVHELEASLGCFIEWADTFSRQLAMPVDSASSFQGVKYDHV comes from the coding sequence ATGAGTACCAGTTACGTAGATGCCTTGCTCCAGGAGTTGGGGGCTGTACTGGGTATCGCCGGGCTTGAATTCAATGATGAACGTTTGTGCACGCTGGTGGTGAGTCATCGGCAGGTGTTGTCGTTACGACACGCGTGTGCGTTTAACCAATTGATACTGTTTGGACCGCTCGGCTATGAGCTACCCGACAATCCTTCCCGGAAAACATTGAATGTGTTGATGTCGACAGCGCTCAATCCGCTGATGGGATCAGCTCCAGGTGTCGGGTGGGACCCTGATTTGGGGCTTATCGGATTTCAGGCATTGAGCCTGGAAGGGCTCAATGTTCACGAGTTAGAAGCGAGCCTGGGTTGTTTTATCGAATGGGCTGACACTTTTTCGCGGCAGCTGGCGATGCCTGTTGATTCAGCATCCAGTTTTCAAGGGGTTAAGTATGATCACGTTTAA
- a CDS encoding DUF2388 domain-containing protein: MPRIFLIPLLMLLPFGSTMAHGPHIDARDVATSAGISVSLYSTFKDDKIVTPVREDLSSFIASGGAIRDVYLESVLTQARHNHPGLNASDEELAKALLIQDEQQTGQ, encoded by the coding sequence ATGCCCCGCATATTCCTCATCCCTTTGCTAATGCTCCTGCCCTTTGGTTCGACCATGGCCCACGGGCCCCACATTGATGCACGTGATGTTGCTACTTCGGCAGGGATCTCCGTGTCGCTCTACTCAACGTTCAAAGACGACAAAATCGTAACGCCCGTCCGCGAGGACCTCTCCAGCTTCATCGCCAGCGGGGGGGCAATTCGCGACGTATATCTAGAGTCTGTATTGACGCAAGCGAGACACAATCATCCAGGCCTCAACGCAAGTGACGAAGAACTGGCCAAAGCGCTCCTCATCCAGGATGAGCAACAGACAGGTCAATAG
- a CDS encoding DUF2388 domain-containing protein: MYKAITLMLFGLSFSLPASAGDGGVQVSTFGGIVSTTLAVTLYPITFTDESSGNTRESINSHDQKIVCARNDAAAFVASNGNIRGVHLEAAFDVLRPSGEVDTVNDMRLAQAILVYQSR; the protein is encoded by the coding sequence GTGTATAAAGCCATTACTTTAATGCTGTTCGGTTTGTCCTTCAGTTTACCTGCCAGCGCCGGAGATGGTGGTGTGCAGGTATCGACCTTTGGGGGCATTGTCTCAACGACGTTGGCCGTCACTTTGTATCCCATTACCTTCACCGATGAAAGCAGTGGGAATACTCGCGAGAGTATCAATAGCCACGACCAGAAAATTGTTTGCGCTCGTAATGATGCCGCTGCCTTTGTCGCGAGCAATGGCAACATTCGCGGCGTGCATTTGGAAGCTGCGTTTGATGTTTTACGTCCGTCTGGCGAAGTTGACACAGTTAATGATATGCGGCTGGCGCAAGCGATTTTGGTCTACCAATCGCGCTAG
- a CDS encoding GNAT family N-acetyltransferase — protein MIRALETHDIETVLDIWLKASLVAHDFIDASFWHSQVENMRSLYIPASETYVIEQESTVVGFCSLYENQLAALFIAPEFQAKGFGKQLLAHAKTLRTELTLGVYKNNTASCEFYLSQGFVVTCEQTDEQTGHQEYLMRTIEI, from the coding sequence ATGATCAGAGCACTTGAAACACACGACATAGAAACCGTACTGGATATCTGGCTAAAAGCATCGCTGGTAGCCCATGACTTTATTGACGCCTCTTTCTGGCACTCACAAGTCGAGAACATGCGAAGCCTATACATCCCAGCTTCGGAGACCTACGTTATTGAGCAGGAATCAACAGTGGTGGGGTTCTGCTCGCTGTACGAAAATCAACTTGCCGCGCTGTTTATTGCCCCTGAGTTCCAGGCTAAGGGTTTTGGCAAACAGCTGCTCGCTCATGCCAAAACCCTGCGAACTGAATTGACTCTCGGGGTTTACAAAAATAACACCGCCAGTTGTGAATTTTATTTATCACAAGGGTTTGTTGTGACGTGTGAGCAGACTGATGAACAAACCGGACACCAAGAGTACCTCATGCGCACCATCGAAATTTGA
- a CDS encoding GNAT family N-acetyltransferase: MQPLPVSPLTIGESLELRPLEADDFESLYSVASDPLIWVQHPSPMRYQEPVFHEWFNEALASKSALIVIDRSNNQVIGSSRYYEFDEKKREVAIGYTFLAREKWGGGANKELKHLMLTHAFQWVDTVWFHIDSQNIRSQRAMEKIGGLLSHRATKQLTDRTQEYLLYKIERPNRSD; this comes from the coding sequence ATGCAACCACTACCAGTCTCCCCGTTAACTATTGGTGAGTCGCTAGAGCTGCGCCCACTAGAAGCTGATGACTTCGAATCGCTGTACAGTGTCGCATCCGACCCCCTGATTTGGGTTCAGCATCCAAGCCCAATGCGCTATCAAGAACCAGTTTTTCACGAGTGGTTTAACGAGGCACTAGCTTCAAAGTCCGCGCTTATCGTTATCGACCGTAGCAACAACCAGGTGATTGGCTCCTCTCGTTACTACGAGTTCGATGAAAAAAAACGAGAAGTCGCTATCGGATACACCTTCCTAGCTCGCGAAAAATGGGGAGGCGGAGCCAATAAAGAGTTGAAACATTTAATGCTGACTCATGCATTTCAATGGGTGGACACTGTTTGGTTTCACATTGATAGTCAGAACATTCGATCTCAGCGAGCCATGGAAAAAATCGGCGGGCTCCTCTCCCATCGCGCCACTAAACAGCTCACCGATCGCACTCAGGAGTACCTGCTCTACAAGATAGAGAGGCCTAATCGCTCTGATTGA
- a CDS encoding alpha/beta fold hydrolase — protein MKTAFGALFLICLTASALADENPVGFQSSTLLDTHNDRPLEMVVWYPSATTATTQLIADTVVFVGASAVRNTPPAAGEHPLVVLSHGFGGNWGNQTWLASALAHKGYIVAAVNHPGTTSRDRSPQAAAQLWQRPVDLSRVIEAVTTQPEKFGRVAKRRIAVVGHSLGGWTAMEIAGARFDPDLFARDCKAHPQLASCTVYQQINPTSTSALKAGLAADLRDKRVTAVVTLDLGHSRGLTDESLAALPVPALVIAAGVPSQELPAQLESANLAKRLPQASSRYVEISDASHFSFMSVCKPGAVALLEEAVPGDGIICRDGDNGRPRGLIQQQITSLITEFLMQSSGNREDIL, from the coding sequence TTGAAAACAGCTTTCGGCGCCCTGTTTCTGATCTGCCTGACTGCCAGCGCACTCGCTGACGAGAATCCTGTCGGCTTCCAGTCTTCCACGCTGCTGGACACGCACAATGACCGCCCGCTTGAGATGGTCGTCTGGTACCCCAGTGCAACTACCGCTACCACGCAATTGATCGCCGATACCGTGGTGTTTGTCGGTGCTTCTGCCGTTCGTAACACGCCACCGGCTGCCGGCGAACACCCATTGGTGGTGCTCTCCCACGGTTTCGGGGGCAACTGGGGCAACCAGACTTGGCTTGCCAGCGCTCTGGCCCATAAGGGTTACATCGTCGCTGCGGTCAACCACCCCGGTACCACTAGCCGTGACCGTAGCCCTCAAGCAGCGGCACAGTTATGGCAGCGGCCCGTCGATCTGAGCCGAGTCATTGAAGCGGTCACGACTCAACCTGAAAAATTTGGCCGGGTCGCGAAGCGCCGAATTGCTGTAGTGGGCCATTCACTGGGCGGCTGGACCGCCATGGAGATCGCCGGTGCTCGCTTCGATCCAGACCTATTCGCCCGTGACTGCAAAGCCCACCCGCAGTTGGCCAGTTGCACCGTTTATCAACAGATAAACCCCACAAGCACCTCAGCATTGAAGGCCGGGTTGGCCGCCGATTTGCGCGATAAACGCGTCACCGCTGTGGTTACACTGGACTTGGGCCATTCACGCGGGCTGACCGACGAAAGCCTTGCGGCGCTGCCGGTACCAGCGCTAGTGATCGCTGCCGGCGTACCGTCACAAGAGCTTCCCGCTCAGTTGGAGTCCGCCAACTTGGCCAAACGCCTGCCCCAAGCGTCAAGCCGATACGTCGAAATCAGCGACGCAAGCCACTTCAGCTTCATGTCGGTGTGCAAACCTGGCGCGGTGGCATTGCTCGAAGAAGCAGTACCAGGCGATGGCATCATCTGCCGAGATGGCGACAACGGCCGCCCACGTGGGTTGATCCAACAGCAGATTACATCGCTGATCACCGAGTTTCTGATGCAGTCATCTGGCAACAGAGAGGACATTTTGTAA
- a CDS encoding response regulator transcription factor → MRILLVEDDPMIGDAIQGALMDAGYAADWVRNGLTALATLETQHYDLVLLDLGLPGKDGLDVLNSIRAGNNPVPLLIITARDSLDDRLRGLDGGADDYVLKPFEMAELLARMRAVLRRKGGSALPILSNNVVSLDPTSKEASTQENPAVQLSNREFALLQALLIRPGAILSRSDLEDRIYGWGNEVESNAVEFLIHALRRKLGSHVIKNVRGVGWMVSKNG, encoded by the coding sequence ATGCGGATATTGCTGGTTGAAGATGACCCCATGATCGGAGATGCGATCCAGGGCGCATTGATGGATGCCGGTTACGCCGCCGACTGGGTTCGTAATGGCCTGACCGCCTTGGCGACGTTGGAGACTCAGCATTACGACCTGGTGCTGCTCGATCTCGGCTTGCCGGGCAAGGATGGGCTGGATGTGCTCAACAGCATTCGTGCCGGCAACAACCCCGTGCCGCTGCTGATTATTACCGCCCGGGACAGCCTTGATGACCGGCTGCGTGGTCTCGATGGCGGCGCCGATGATTACGTCCTGAAGCCCTTTGAGATGGCGGAACTGCTTGCCCGCATGCGCGCCGTTCTGCGGCGAAAAGGTGGTAGCGCGTTGCCCATCCTCAGCAACAATGTGGTCTCGCTCGACCCCACCTCGAAAGAAGCCTCGACGCAGGAGAACCCGGCCGTTCAACTGTCCAATCGCGAGTTTGCCTTGCTGCAGGCGCTGTTGATCAGGCCTGGCGCCATTCTCTCGCGTAGTGATCTTGAAGACCGTATTTATGGCTGGGGCAATGAAGTGGAAAGCAATGCGGTGGAGTTTTTGATCCATGCGCTGCGGCGCAAGTTGGGTAGCCATGTCATCAAAAACGTGAGGGGAGTGGGATGGATGGTTTCAAAAAACGGCTGA
- a CDS encoding SUKH-3 domain-containing protein: MPIELSETIRPLFLAAGWPRANSRPLPDFVPADHPAAALLREFDGLHVLSSGAGEDFARGDIAFGTDLNLADDVDFFAWQQRLSTTLIGIAETRLGYGTLLIDSEGACYHMNCISDAFTLIDTSFSVAVENILLGRRGNEKHL; this comes from the coding sequence ATGCCCATCGAATTATCCGAAACAATACGTCCACTGTTCTTGGCGGCGGGTTGGCCCAGAGCAAACAGTCGGCCCCTGCCGGACTTCGTACCCGCCGACCATCCGGCCGCCGCGCTGCTCAGGGAGTTTGACGGGCTGCACGTACTCAGCTCCGGTGCGGGTGAAGATTTCGCCAGGGGGGACATTGCTTTTGGCACGGATTTGAACCTTGCAGACGATGTCGATTTTTTTGCCTGGCAACAACGCCTGTCCACTACGCTCATCGGCATTGCCGAGACACGCCTGGGGTACGGCACGCTGCTCATTGATTCTGAAGGCGCTTGCTATCACATGAACTGCATATCCGACGCTTTTACACTGATAGACACTTCGTTCAGTGTCGCCGTTGAAAACATCCTGCTGGGTCGCAGAGGGAACGAGAAACACCTCTGA